In the genome of Thermoplasmata archaeon, one region contains:
- a CDS encoding HAD-IIA family hydrolase, which produces MRYSGFMIDMDGTVYKGGDLIPGATDFIAALKAKGIPFVFLTNNSSHSRDYYYNKLVRMGFDVSIDNVLTSNIATIRFVLSERPGKRVYVVGAPDVIEEVRSAGINVVEEDPDIVYLTFDRTIDYDKINKAYKALCKGAELIATHPDDVCPTETDYDIDIGPFIRLFEQMCQTTAVVIGKPSRLMLEMAAREMGVDPKGTVMVGDRLYTDIRMGNLAGIATILVLSGETSRGDLEGSDVVPTHVLDSVADIPSLLE; this is translated from the coding sequence ATGAGATATTCGGGATTCATGATAGACATGGACGGTACGGTGTACAAGGGCGGGGATCTCATTCCTGGAGCGACAGATTTCATCGCTGCTCTCAAGGCCAAAGGCATACCTTTCGTGTTCCTTACCAACAATTCATCCCATTCCAGGGATTACTACTACAACAAACTGGTCCGTATGGGCTTCGACGTCTCGATCGACAACGTGCTGACGTCCAACATAGCGACCATCAGGTTCGTGCTCTCGGAGCGTCCAGGTAAAAGGGTGTATGTGGTGGGTGCCCCGGATGTGATCGAGGAGGTCAGGTCCGCAGGCATCAACGTGGTCGAGGAGGATCCCGACATAGTTTACCTCACATTCGACCGCACCATCGATTACGACAAGATCAACAAGGCGTACAAGGCGCTCTGCAAGGGGGCGGAACTCATCGCCACCCATCCCGACGATGTCTGTCCTACGGAGACCGATTATGACATCGATATCGGACCTTTCATAAGGCTGTTCGAGCAGATGTGCCAGACTACAGCAGTGGTCATCGGGAAACCGAGCAGGCTGATGCTCGAGATGGCCGCCCGCGAGATGGGAGTGGATCCCAAAGGCACCGTCATGGTGGGCGATCGTCTCTACACCGATATCAGGATGGGCAATCTCGCCGGTATCGCCACGATCCTCGTGCTATCCGGAGAGACGAGCAGGGGAGATCTTGAAGGCTCGGACGTGGTCCCGA
- a CDS encoding uracil-DNA glycosylase, translated as MRPEPDCRLCGLCEGRTNIVLPDGTYDTGIVFVGEAPGENEDNEGRPFVGRSGKILEGMMKDAGFSRSDVLITNTVKCRPPGNRDPTHEEMQACRPFLESELYDAEVVIGLGKSACRDLMSYEGKMDEIVNIPTTIRVRDRDVKFIPTFHPAATIYNKTSCEELRRTIEMVGGMLR; from the coding sequence ATGAGGCCCGAACCAGACTGCCGCCTGTGCGGGCTGTGCGAGGGACGCACGAACATCGTGCTCCCCGACGGTACGTACGACACGGGCATAGTGTTCGTGGGCGAGGCTCCGGGAGAGAACGAGGACAACGAGGGAAGGCCCTTCGTGGGCCGTTCAGGCAAGATCCTGGAAGGCATGATGAAGGATGCGGGATTCTCCCGTTCGGACGTCCTGATAACGAATACGGTCAAATGCAGGCCGCCTGGAAACAGGGATCCTACCCATGAGGAGATGCAGGCGTGCAGGCCGTTTCTCGAATCGGAGCTCTACGATGCCGAGGTCGTCATAGGATTGGGGAAATCGGCATGCAGGGACCTCATGAGCTACGAGGGAAAGATGGACGAGATCGTCAACATCCCCACCACAATACGCGTGAGGGACAGGGATGTTAAGTTCATCCCGACATTCCACCCCGCGGCCACGATCTACAACAAGACCTCCTGCGAGGAGCTGCGCAGGACCATCGAGATGGTTGGAGGGATGCTAAGATGA
- a CDS encoding orotate phosphoribosyltransferase, with protein MSELTTALRDCGALQFGDFTLASGAKSEYYIDIKKASTNPKVLYMISILMAEKMQDENLRPDRIAGVVLGSVPLAAALSLATGIPYVMVRKEKKDHGTGKLIEGDLNPGDKVLVVEDVVTTAGSSIAAIKTLRENGAVVDTAMSVIDRESGGEENYAEIGVKFLSLVKASEILKEKK; from the coding sequence ATGAGCGAATTGACAACAGCATTGAGGGACTGTGGAGCACTCCAGTTCGGGGACTTCACATTGGCATCCGGTGCCAAGAGCGAATACTACATCGATATCAAGAAGGCGAGCACGAATCCCAAGGTGCTCTACATGATCTCCATTCTCATGGCGGAGAAGATGCAGGACGAGAACCTCCGTCCCGACAGGATCGCAGGGGTCGTACTCGGATCCGTTCCGTTGGCTGCGGCATTGTCCTTGGCTACAGGCATCCCGTATGTCATGGTCCGCAAGGAGAAGAAGGACCACGGTACCGGGAAGCTCATCGAGGGAGACCTCAACCCCGGGGACAAGGTCCTTGTTGTCGAGGATGTTGTCACCACCGCAGGATCGAGCATCGCCGCCATCAAGACCCTCCGCGAGAACGGGGCCGTCGTGGACACCGCGATGTCCGTCATCGACCGCGAGAGCGGCGGAGAGGAGAACTACGCCGAGATCGGTGTCAAGTTCCTGTCCCTGGTGAAGGCATCAGAGATCCTGAAGGAAAAGAAATGA
- a CDS encoding CDP-2,3-bis-(O-geranylgeranyl)-sn-glycerol synthase codes for MDVLEVIGIMFFGIWLFLPAMIPNTTAVFFGKMSKTKIDFGKTWKGKRIFGDGKSWGGFFGGALTGVLLGFLIIGINNLFGVGDDGGYGPYWSNLGVLICLAFGSLLGDLTGAFIKRRLGMERGQKAPILDQYDFVAGAFLITALFFPDWVYANYIEGWHLAALIFILVIMFAVHRITNIVGFKLGLKKEPW; via the coding sequence ATGGATGTCCTAGAAGTAATTGGAATCATGTTCTTCGGAATTTGGCTTTTCCTCCCGGCGATGATACCGAACACCACCGCTGTATTCTTCGGAAAGATGTCAAAGACCAAGATCGATTTTGGAAAGACCTGGAAGGGCAAGAGGATATTCGGGGACGGTAAGTCCTGGGGAGGATTCTTCGGAGGGGCACTGACAGGTGTCCTGCTCGGTTTCCTAATCATAGGCATCAACAACCTTTTCGGAGTGGGGGACGACGGAGGATACGGACCGTACTGGAGCAATCTGGGCGTCCTGATCTGCCTTGCGTTCGGATCCCTGCTCGGAGACCTGACGGGAGCGTTCATCAAGAGGAGGCTCGGAATGGAGAGGGGGCAGAAGGCGCCCATCCTCGACCAGTACGACTTCGTGGCAGGAGCCTTTCTGATCACGGCCCTTTTCTTCCCGGATTGGGTCTACGCGAATTACATCGAGGGATGGCATCTGGCCGCCCTGATATTCATATTGGTGATCATGTTCGCCGTGCACCGCATAACGAACATAGTCGGTTTCAAATTGGGGCTCAAGAAGGAGCCGTGGTGA
- a CDS encoding nucleic acid-binding protein, translating into MLVLDSSAFFSMDALPQEDHVCPPGVIRELQKYEDPRLALWGDMVHVSECSQESLAKVEESAKKSGDLGRLSPVDMTVLALALDVNGTIWSDDYSIQNVAKIMGIGFKPVGMKGIEKVVKWNYKCIGCGKWFKEKYPDCPICGSPMKACRKK; encoded by the coding sequence ATGCTCGTATTGGACAGTTCCGCATTCTTTTCGATGGATGCCCTTCCCCAGGAGGACCATGTATGCCCTCCGGGCGTCATCAGGGAACTGCAGAAGTACGAGGATCCCCGCCTCGCTCTCTGGGGCGACATGGTGCATGTGTCGGAGTGCTCTCAGGAATCACTAGCAAAGGTCGAGGAATCAGCCAAGAAGAGCGGTGACCTGGGCAGGCTCTCCCCGGTGGACATGACCGTGCTGGCACTTGCTCTGGACGTCAACGGGACCATTTGGTCGGACGACTACTCGATACAGAACGTCGCTAAGATTATGGGCATAGGTTTCAAGCCCGTCGGGATGAAGGGGATAGAGAAGGTCGTCAAGTGGAATTACAAGTGCATCGGGTGCGGAAAATGGTTCAAAGAGAAGTATCCC